The proteins below are encoded in one region of Streptomyces sp. NBC_00490:
- a CDS encoding GlxA family transcriptional regulator, giving the protein MNQGKNEHRHQRRVLIVAYDDAQILDIACPAGALDIANRYGAQPPYAIELGTLGRRAARSSAGILLAAGQSLEAVVGRLDTLMVVGGIGCEDAAADERLLGQVRRLAAHSRRVTSVCTGAYLLAAAGLLNHRRVTTHWGWADRLADRHPTVAVDAAPLYIRDGNIYTSAGVTSALDLTLALIEDDHGPTLARTVARELVTHLHRPADQAQISMFLAAPPPEDRLVKDLMGHIVGHLAEDLSPATLAARAGISPRHLTRLFTAHLGTTPARAVRAARTEAAAHLVRSSALSMAAIARRCGFGSAETLRQALLDHYGVTGDRLRRMPDMPPPRVAPSQKNPGP; this is encoded by the coding sequence TTGAATCAGGGCAAGAACGAGCACAGGCACCAGCGGCGCGTTCTCATCGTCGCCTACGACGACGCGCAGATCCTCGACATCGCCTGCCCCGCCGGCGCCTTGGACATCGCGAACCGGTACGGTGCACAGCCGCCCTACGCCATCGAACTGGGCACCCTCGGCCGCCGGGCTGCCCGCAGCTCGGCGGGGATCCTGCTGGCGGCCGGGCAGAGCCTGGAGGCGGTCGTAGGACGGCTGGACACGCTCATGGTCGTCGGCGGCATCGGCTGCGAGGACGCGGCGGCCGACGAGCGGTTACTGGGCCAGGTACGTCGGCTGGCCGCACACAGCCGACGTGTGACCTCCGTCTGCACCGGCGCCTACCTACTGGCCGCCGCAGGACTGCTCAACCACAGACGGGTGACAACCCACTGGGGATGGGCAGACCGTCTCGCCGATCGTCACCCCACCGTGGCCGTGGACGCCGCACCCCTCTACATCCGCGACGGCAACATCTACACCTCGGCCGGGGTCACCAGCGCCCTCGACCTGACACTGGCCCTGATCGAGGACGACCACGGTCCGACACTCGCCCGGACCGTCGCCCGCGAACTCGTCACTCACCTGCACCGACCCGCCGACCAGGCCCAGATCTCCATGTTCCTGGCCGCACCACCGCCGGAAGACCGCCTGGTGAAAGACCTGATGGGCCATATCGTCGGCCACCTGGCCGAAGACCTCAGCCCCGCGACCCTGGCAGCCCGGGCGGGCATCAGCCCCCGGCACCTGACCCGCCTGTTCACCGCGCACCTCGGTACCACTCCCGCGCGGGCCGTACGCGCGGCACGAACCGAAGCGGCGGCGCACCTCGTTCGCTCCAGCGCACTGTCCATGGCAGCGATCGCCCGTCGCTGCGGGTTCGGGTCGGCGGAGACGCTGCGGCAGGCGTTGCTCGACCACTACGGGGTCACGGGGGACAGGCTTCGCAGGATGCCGGACATGCCACCCCCACGTGTCGCACCGAGCCAGAAGAATCCTGGCCCATGA
- a CDS encoding DJ-1/PfpI family protein, with translation MSHSTTRRNVLRGTVATAALAATATAVQTEVAYAAPPRGGTGPNIGILLYDGYSLLDPTGPAEVLSRLPDATVTMIAEKRGTVRTDTGDVAVVAEHSIAEVDRLDVLLVPGAGNRGTIGAMNNQALLRWIREMHRHTQWTTSVCTGSIVLAAAGLLDGREATTYWASANYLQSTFDVTYLPQRYVRSGKIITAAGVSAGVDMALYLASVITDDDTAKAIQLAVEYDPQPPFDSGNAAEASPQLKERALQLLAASQV, from the coding sequence ATGAGCCATTCGACGACACGCAGAAACGTCCTGCGCGGGACCGTGGCCACCGCCGCGCTCGCGGCCACGGCTACCGCTGTCCAGACCGAAGTGGCGTACGCGGCCCCACCCCGCGGCGGCACGGGCCCGAACATCGGCATCCTGCTGTACGACGGCTACAGCCTGCTGGACCCCACCGGCCCAGCCGAGGTCCTGTCCCGGCTGCCGGACGCTACCGTGACCATGATCGCCGAGAAACGCGGGACCGTCCGCACGGACACGGGAGACGTGGCCGTGGTCGCCGAGCACTCCATCGCCGAGGTCGACCGTCTCGACGTTCTCCTGGTGCCAGGCGCGGGCAACCGCGGCACCATCGGGGCGATGAACAACCAGGCGCTCCTGCGCTGGATCCGCGAGATGCACCGCCACACCCAGTGGACGACCTCCGTGTGCACGGGCAGCATCGTGCTCGCAGCGGCCGGACTGCTGGACGGCCGGGAGGCGACGACCTACTGGGCCTCTGCCAACTACCTCCAGTCCACGTTCGACGTCACCTACCTGCCGCAGCGCTACGTACGCTCCGGAAAGATCATTACCGCAGCCGGGGTGTCGGCGGGAGTGGACATGGCTCTGTACCTCGCGTCCGTGATCACAGACGACGACACAGCGAAGGCCATCCAACTCGCCGTCGAATACGACCCCCAACCCCCCTTCGACTCCGGCAACGCAGCAGAGGCCAGTCCCCAACTCAAGGAACGGGCGCTGCAGTTGCTCGCCGCGTCTCAGGTCTAG
- a CDS encoding YrdB family protein, giving the protein MSSGFGFRPWALGIRFVLELMALVCFGLWAWATVPPPLRYVCVVAVPLLVAVLWGALATPDDASRSGKTVIATPGPARFLLELAVFFGGAAALYAAGSHVLAVTLAGVLIVYHLLSWDRVLWLLRH; this is encoded by the coding sequence ATGTCGTCCGGGTTTGGCTTTCGCCCATGGGCTCTCGGCATCAGATTCGTGTTGGAACTGATGGCCCTGGTCTGCTTCGGGCTCTGGGCATGGGCCACTGTGCCTCCTCCCCTTCGGTATGTCTGCGTGGTTGCCGTTCCCCTGCTCGTGGCTGTGCTGTGGGGGGCCTTGGCAACCCCGGACGATGCGTCACGGTCGGGGAAGACGGTGATTGCGACACCTGGTCCGGCGCGGTTCCTGCTGGAGCTGGCGGTGTTCTTCGGTGGTGCGGCGGCGTTGTACGCGGCGGGATCCCACGTCCTCGCCGTCACGCTCGCCGGCGTGCTGATCGTGTATCACCTGTTGTCGTGGGACCGGGTCCTGTGGCTGCTCAGGCATTGA
- a CDS encoding hydrophobic protein — MVPLLVVLLLALLLFGAGFALKALWWIAVIVLAVWLLGFVMRSADTGGRKGRWYRW; from the coding sequence ATGGTTCCCCTGCTTGTCGTTCTTCTCCTGGCTCTGCTTCTCTTCGGTGCGGGCTTCGCGCTGAAGGCACTGTGGTGGATCGCGGTCATCGTGCTGGCCGTCTGGTTGCTGGGCTTTGTCATGCGCTCCGCGGACACGGGCGGCCGCAAGGGCCGCTGGTATCGCTGGTAA